The following DNA comes from Tunturibacter psychrotolerans.
AGATGATGCCGCCCATGTGGCCGATATCGCAAGTAGCCCAGCCCCACCCGCATGTTGTGCTGCACCGACGCCGGCAAAGTCACCGCAACGCAGATACCGAGAATCGCGTGCGCCATCCCCAACGTAAACAGATTGCGATAGCGCAAAAAGACAAGACAAGAAGCCACACCCCACACCAGTGTCATCACCGTCAGCACAGGATTAGGCAGATGCGCCAACGCAAACAGGCCCGCCGCTCCTATCACCGCAACTCGCCGATCGTTCGTCAGTTTCAACAGCCGGCGCATCACGAAATCCTGCAGCAGGAATTGCTGAAAAAAAGACCACACCGCATAGCCCCAAAAGCCCTGCACCAGTCGCAATGTAGTATTTGGCGCGTGCAACGTCTGCATCCGCCCGGCAAAGAGCACCGCGCACGCCGCAAAACATAACGCCACCCCCACAACCCACAGTGACCGGAAAAATCCCGCGACTCGTACTCCCATCGCGTCCCAGCCGCTAAACGAGATCCACGTTGTATACCCAATCCACCCAAGCGTCACAAAATACAGCACACGCCGCAGGGGTGCCGGGGTCCAGATCACCACCAGGATCAGTCCATATCCCACAATCAGATCAAGCAGCGTGCGCCGTCTCCACCCCGCGGCACCTGGCCCCTCTGGCCGAGAGAAATCCAACGCGCTGGCTGTACTCAAACTCATAGCACACGATCCGGCAAATTCATCGAATCTTTATGTTAGTACGAGCTGGCTCGCTCCCGAATTTTTCCTATTCGTCCGCCTCGTCGTGAAGCGGCCGTTTCGCGTTCGCCAGGATCTTTTGCGCCAGCAACGCGGGCACCACTTCATAGTGGCCCATCTCCATCCGGAAACTCCCGCGTCCCTGCGTAATCGACGTAAGCGTCGTCCCATAGCTCAGCATCTCCGCCAGAGGAACCTCCGCCCGCACCGTCGTCCCCGCACCGCCGCTCTCCATCCCCTGCACGCGTCCACGCCGTCCGTTCAAATCCCCGAGCAACGCCCCGGCAAAGTCATCCGGCGCCTCGATCTCCACTCGCATCACTGGCTCCAGCAGCACCGGTTTTGCCTGCTCCATGCATTTACGAAACGCCAGCCGCGCCGCCATCTTGAACGACATCTCGCTCGAATCGACATCATGGTAGCTGCCGTCGAATACCGTCACCTTCAAATCGACCACGGGATATCCCGCCAGAAATCCTCGCGCCGCCGACTCCCGAACGCCCTTCTCAACCGCCGGCACATATTGTCGCGGAATCGACCCCCCGAAGATTTCGTTTCCAAACACGACACCGCCGCCCCTCGGCATCGCCTCCATCCGAATCTTGCAATCGCCGTACTGCCCATGGCCTCCCGTCTGTTTCTTGTATCGTCCCTGCGCCTCCGCGCGACCAAGAATCGTCTCGCGATACGGTATCTTCGGCGCCTTCAAAGTCACATCCGTGTGGTATCGCCGCTTGAGCTTCGAAACAACAGCTTCAATATGCTGCTGCCCCGCCCCAGCCACCAGAAACTCATTCGTCTGTGGGTCACGGAAGAACTTCACCATCGGATCGTCTTCCATCAGCTTATGCAAAGCGGGCCCAAGCTTGTCCTCATCCGCACGCGACTTCGGTTCAATCGCATACGTCATCGCTGGCTCAGGCATAGGCACCGGCTCCAGATAAACCTCATGAGCTTTGTCGCCAAGCGTGTCTCCAGTCAAAGTCACGCGCAACTTCGCCACCGCACCGATGTCTCCCGCATGCAGCTCCGACACCTCCACTGCCTTCCGTCCCTGCATAATCGACAGGTGCGCCAGCCTCTCCGGCTCATGCCGAGTGAAGTTCTGCACCGTCTTATCCGTCGTCATCATCCCGCTTACGACTTTAAAGAACGAGATTCTCCCGGCAAACGGATCGGTCATCGTCTTGTACACATAGAGCGCCAGCGGCTCCTTGTCATCCACCTTGCGCATCACAATCTCGTCCTGATCGCCGCCCACCCCACTCCCGTTCACACCTGACGAAGATGAGTGCAGTATGCCCCGGGTAGCCACCGGTTCCCGCTCCGTCGGCGCCGGCGCATACACCTTCAGAAAGTCCAGCAGATGGTCAGTCCCCACATTCCTCAACCCGCTCACGTACAGCAACGGGAAGATTCTGTCCTCGCGAATCGCCTCATGTAGCGCAACGATCAAATGCTGCTCCGGAATCGTTCCTTCGCGAAAGAACTCTTCCATAAGCTCGTCCTTCCCCTCGGCAACCAATTCCACCAGAGCCTCATGCGCTGCCTTCGCGTCCGCCTTCAGCGCCTCAGGAATTACACCAACCTCACCCCGCCCATCGCCATCCGGCTTATACAGATAGGCCTTCATCGTCACCAGATCCACAACACCGTGGAAGCCATGCTGATCGACGATCG
Coding sequences within:
- a CDS encoding CPBP family intramembrane glutamic endopeptidase — translated: MSLSTASALDFSRPEGPGAAGWRRRTLLDLIVGYGLILVVIWTPAPLRRVLYFVTLGWIGYTTWISFSGWDAMGVRVAGFFRSLWVVGVALCFAACAVLFAGRMQTLHAPNTTLRLVQGFWGYAVWSFFQQFLLQDFVMRRLLKLTNDRRVAVIGAAGLFALAHLPNPVLTVMTLVWGVASCLVFLRYRNLFTLGMAHAILGICVAVTLPASVQHNMRVGLGYLRYRPHGRHHLNQMDHKVSTVVWVMAEAATRRL
- the fusA gene encoding elongation factor G — its product is MKVYLGNDIRNVAVVGHAHSGKTTLICALLHAAKMTMTRGRIEDGSAVTAYDEEEVARRTTMSNAVAFAEWSGIKINLIDTPGFHMFVHETRAAMLPVEVALVVVNAQTGVEAVTDRVWKYAAEVSLPRVLAMNQVDHPKADSRVGRQRMIELLQEKWGRQVVPVQLPIVDQHGFHGVVDLVTMKAYLYKPDGDGRGEVGVIPEALKADAKAAHEALVELVAEGKDELMEEFFREGTIPEQHLIVALHEAIREDRIFPLLYVSGLRNVGTDHLLDFLKVYAPAPTEREPVATRGILHSSSSGVNGSGVGGDQDEIVMRKVDDKEPLALYVYKTMTDPFAGRISFFKVVSGMMTTDKTVQNFTRHEPERLAHLSIMQGRKAVEVSELHAGDIGAVAKLRVTLTGDTLGDKAHEVYLEPVPMPEPAMTYAIEPKSRADEDKLGPALHKLMEDDPMVKFFRDPQTNEFLVAGAGQQHIEAVVSKLKRRYHTDVTLKAPKIPYRETILGRAEAQGRYKKQTGGHGQYGDCKIRMEAMPRGGGVVFGNEIFGGSIPRQYVPAVEKGVRESAARGFLAGYPVVDLKVTVFDGSYHDVDSSEMSFKMAARLAFRKCMEQAKPVLLEPVMRVEIEAPDDFAGALLGDLNGRRGRVQGMESGGAGTTVRAEVPLAEMLSYGTTLTSITQGRGSFRMEMGHYEVVPALLAQKILANAKRPLHDEADE